From a region of the Mycobacterium intracellulare ATCC 13950 genome:
- a CDS encoding cytochrome P450 has protein sequence MLTASMLLDPAVLQNPYAFYAMLREQAPVWMVPGTDVVAISTFALLSEAVARPEDFSSIMRCLLYRDQDGLPARLDFGEAAMPTLATADPPVHTTHRRAVFPELVARRMRTLEDDIRALSAAAVKQALDDGSFDFMAKIGNMVPITVVARLIGFRDIDPMQLLEAAFDSTTMVGGTMSMDELSTFVARTETIEAWIADQIAGTGEGGEEGILLAVRRALDAGTLRIGEATIILHTMLSAGGESTTSLLGNAVGMLAENPGLQQRLREKPQDIDVFVEEALRLESPFRQMMRSVPRDTTLGGVEIASGSTVLLLFAAGNRDPAQFKHPDRIDLTRESPKRHLAFGHGIHFCVGAALARIEARAVLGAILEQTRCFTLDEDRAPRWVDSLLVRRHAELHVCAAPR, from the coding sequence ATGTTGACGGCATCGATGCTGCTAGACCCGGCAGTCCTGCAGAACCCCTACGCCTTCTACGCGATGCTGCGGGAGCAGGCGCCGGTCTGGATGGTGCCTGGTACGGACGTCGTCGCAATCAGCACTTTCGCACTGTTGTCGGAGGCGGTCGCGCGGCCCGAGGATTTCTCCTCGATCATGCGTTGTCTGCTTTACCGCGATCAGGATGGACTGCCTGCGCGCCTCGATTTCGGTGAGGCGGCCATGCCGACGCTGGCGACCGCGGACCCGCCCGTGCACACCACGCATCGGCGCGCGGTCTTCCCCGAATTAGTGGCACGGCGCATGCGCACCCTGGAGGACGACATTCGCGCGTTGTCAGCGGCCGCAGTCAAGCAAGCCCTAGATGACGGCAGCTTCGACTTCATGGCGAAGATCGGCAACATGGTGCCGATCACCGTGGTGGCCAGGCTGATCGGTTTTCGCGACATCGACCCCATGCAACTATTGGAAGCGGCCTTTGACTCCACCACGATGGTGGGCGGCACGATGTCAATGGATGAGCTCAGTACTTTTGTCGCGCGCACCGAGACTATCGAGGCCTGGATCGCCGATCAGATCGCGGGCACCGGCGAGGGGGGAGAAGAGGGAATCCTGCTGGCGGTTCGGCGGGCGCTGGATGCTGGCACCTTGCGCATCGGGGAGGCCACCATCATCCTGCACACCATGCTAAGCGCCGGCGGGGAGTCCACGACCAGCCTGCTGGGCAATGCGGTCGGGATGCTCGCTGAAAATCCCGGATTACAACAGCGGCTGCGCGAAAAGCCGCAGGACATCGATGTTTTCGTCGAGGAGGCGCTGCGGCTCGAGTCACCGTTTCGGCAAATGATGCGCAGCGTGCCACGAGACACCACGCTCGGCGGCGTCGAGATCGCCTCGGGCTCCACGGTGTTGCTTCTCTTCGCGGCCGGGAACCGCGACCCCGCTCAGTTCAAACACCCCGACCGAATCGACCTGACGCGCGAATCCCCCAAACGTCACCTCGCTTTCGGGCACGGCATTCATTTCTGCGTCGGGGCGGCTCTCGCGCGTATCGAAGCCCGTGCGGTGCTCGGCGCAATCCTCGAGCAGACCCGATGCTTCACGCTCGACGAGGATCGCGCACCGCGGTGGGTGGACAGCCTGTTGGTCCGTCGGCACGCAGAACTCCACGTCTGCGCTGCTCCCCGGTGA